The Deltaproteobacteria bacterium DNA window CCGGCGGTTGATCCACTGGAGTCGAGTTCACGTATTCTGGACGCCCAATACATCGGCGATGAGCATTACCAGGTGGCCAGGGAAATACAGCAAATACTGCAGAAGTACAAAGACCTCCAGGACATTATCGCCATCCTGGGCATGGACGAGCTTTCCGAAGACGACAAGCTGGTAGTAGCCCGGGCTCGCAGGATTCAGCGCTTCCTCTCTCAACCCTTCTTCGTGGCCTCGCAATTTACAGGCATTGAAGGGAAGTTCGTTAAAATTGAAGATACGATCCGTGGTTTCAAGGAGATTGTTGAAGGCAAGTACGACGACATACCTGAGCAGGCCTTTTACATGGTCGGCTCTATTGAAGAAGCAGTGGAAAAGGCCAAACAAATAGCCGCGGTTTAAGTCTTAGTACAAGGAAAAAATATGGCCGAACAGATAAAACTGGAAGTAGTTACCCCGGACAGTATGGTCCTCAGCGAGGATGTGGATATCGTAGTCGCCACTGCGACCGAAGGCGAATTTGGCGTGCTGCCCGGTCATATTCCTTTTCTGACCACCTTGCAGCCCGGGGAACTCAGGTACCGTCAGGGGACGAGTATGTATTACATGGCCATCAGTGAAGGGTTCGCCGAGGTCTCTTGGAACAAGGTTACCATCCTGGCCGAAACGGCTGAACATGGGCGGGAGATTGACCTGGAGCGGGCCATGAAGGCCCGGGAGCGGGCCCAGAAGCGACTGGAGCAGGCCCGGCAGGACGAAAAGGTTGATTATGCCCGCAGTGAGGCGGCCTTGAGGCGCGCCCTCATGCGAATCAAGGTGGCGGAAAAACAGAAAGGCGTTTAATTACCACCACCTAGAAGTGAGGGCGAGTCAGAAAAGGCTTGCCCTTTTTTATCGAGGCGGACTCAAGGCATGCATTTAATTTTTTTGTTTACCTTCCGACTGTTTTCAAGTTACAATTAATTATTTAAAGCGATTTTTACGCTTGATCCAGCTTTTGGTGGAATAAGAGAGGAATATGGGGGAGGATCGTAAAATTGGATCAAAAGAAACTTACACACTACAAAAAGCTGTTAAACAATCGCGTTGCAGAGCTTCTGGGACAGGCTAACGCGACCGTTATGGATATGACTGATGCTGGGGAGAATTTCCCTGACCCAGCCGATCGGGCCTCGATGGAGTCTGACCGCAACTTCACATTACGCCTTCGTGACCGTGAGCGTAAGCTGATCAATAAGATTCAGGAAGCCCTTCAGCGAATCGAAGACGGGACATTCGGGATCTGTGAAAGCTGCGGTGAAGAAATAGACGCCAAACGGTTGGAGGCCCGTCCGGTAACCACCTTATGCATCAACTGCAAGACCAGTCAGGAGCAGACTGAAAAATCCAGCGGGCTTTAACAATTAGACGCCTATGATTGCGGTTTGTATCTCGACAGAGATTATGAACAGTCTTTTTTCCCTGAAGCCCTGAAGCCTTTACCCATCTTGTATATCCAGCCCGTGGATTCCAGTTAGGCTCGATCAACTTAAGCATACTCCAACTAGAGCGATTAATAAAATAACTTTCTGGAAAACCTTTTAAAGGGAACCCAAAAGAAAGATTGCTTCGCAATGACATGTATTGATATTGTTATAAAATGCCACCAGTGAGGAGTTTTTGCAACGAAGCAGTCCTTGGCTTTTCAATTGGAACGTAATTTTAACATCCTTTAGATGATACGAAGCCCGGCTATCATTGCATTAAACTCAATCTCATGCTGCTTCTTTTCATAATCCCGACCTGGAGAAGCAGGGGGCGACGTATGATACAGGTAAGCAGATTCAGTTACAGGGCGACGATTCAGCACCCCCAGAACCTGCTTCACTTTTTTCCACCATTCGCGAAGTCCCGGGCGAACCGGCTTTGAAACAAAGATTGATCCGGGCAAGGTAACAGCGTGACTCGCACTGACGAAATTCATTTTAATATGTTCGGGAAGGAGCGGGTGTCTGAGCTCTCTCAGCCATAGCATCGTAATTCCTCCTTTTTTTATCTTTTTCGCAAAGCCCTCAGTCGCGGAAGCGCTCACCATTCAAGGAAAATATAATCACGAACCGGGTGAGTTTCCATCATCCGAAAAGGTGATTTGAAGGGGTGATTTGTAAGGTTAAGTCTTTAGTTTGTAAAGCAAGGGCTAGCGGAGGAGGTTCAACTTCTTGGCCTGGGCAATGGCCTGGGTCCGGCTGCGGACGTCAAGTTTGCCGTAGATATTGCGGATATGTGTTTTAATTGTATTTACAGCTACGTACAGCCTTTGCGCTATCTCGCGATTCGATAATCCGGCTGCAAGCAGTTTAAGCACTTCAAACTCCCGCTCACTGAGGGGTTCAACAAGGGGGTAATCAAAGTCTATTTTAGGTGGCAGGCGCTGGCCGACAATTTCGAGGGCTAGGATAAGCTTGTTGATATAATCGGCTGAAACCTTATATAAAGATTCTCCTGGCAGTTCACATTGCTCATTAAGAGTAGCGGTTAACAAGATAGCCATTGGTGGACCTTCCGTCACAAAGCTGCGTATAAATCCTTCGGGTTCACCCAATGATAGCGCTCGCTGAAGAGTGCTCACGGCCTGAGCCTTTTCGTTTAGTTTTTGGGAAGCCAGGCTTTTGCAAACCAGGACTTCGATCAGCCCCCCCGTCCGGCCGGATGTTTCCGCGGCTTGAAGCAGCCTTTCAAGTAAATCCAGGGCCTTGTCAGTTTCATTTCGCGCCAAAAGCAGCCTGGCCAGCGAAAGGTAAGTTAGCTGCAGGGTCCTGAAGGGAACATGGTTGAAATCATCATCCAGGCTCATCCCGGACTCGTGCATCCAGGTTGTGGCCGCATCCAGGTTTCCCATCCGGACCCAAAGCCGAGCCTGTATCCCTGAGATTCGGGAGATGGTTTGGGTGAAGTGGTTTTCTTGTGCAATTCGTTTCGCCTCTTCAAGGGCGATCAGTGAACCGCGTATGTCCCCTTGAGCATACTTTACCCGTGCAAGATAGGCATAGCTATCTGGAAGGAGTATCGGTCTTCCCCATTTTTCATACAGCTCGATGGCCCTTGTCTGGTGGTGCAAGGCGTCATCCAGATCGTTCCATTCGCGCAGCACCTCGCCCAGACCCATGTGAGCCAGAGCAGCTATGGGCGTTGGCGGCCCGTCATGCTTCCCTGCGATTTGCAAGGCCTGCCGGTAGGCTTTCGCCGCCTGATGGAGATGGCCTTGAATCTCATGCAGCCGGCCAAGTCTGCTCGTGGCAAACACTGCTTCAAAAGTATCCCCCGCGGCTTGACTGATGGCAATGGCCTCGGTTTGAGCTTCGATCGCCGCGGCTAGGTCGTCTTCCCCTTGGTAAGCATCTCCCAGATTGCGAGCCACAACCCCGCGTAAAACCAGGTTGTCTTCAGACAGGTATTCGAGGGCCTGACGGGAGAGTTCAATGGATCGAGGCACATCGCCTGTATTGGCTGCGAGACTGGCTCTGAGTGCTGCCACTGTACCCAGCATATCGCGCACCTGCGGCTTGGCGCTCTCAGGGGCTTTATCCTCAGTGTCATTTAGACTCAGCCTTTGTTCAGCATCATCGAGCCGTGATTCGACATCCTCAAAACGGATGCCGCGCAAGAGAGCCCAGGCATAAAAGATACTAAGTCTGGGCCGGGAGCGGATCATTTCATTGGGCAGGGCGTCCAGACATTCCAGTAGCAGACTCACCTCCCCCTGCATTAACATCGGCCACCCGGTCTGTTCCAAGAGATGAATCAGCCGCTCGTAATCCCCTCCTGCTAATGCGTGCCCCAAGGCCTCGTCTGGTAGATTGTTGCTTTCATACCAAACAGAGGCGCGATGGTGCAACTCTGGAATCAGCTCTGGCTTCAATCGTTCAAGGCGATGGTGCAAGGTGTCCACAAAGAGCCGGTGATAGCGGTACCAATGCCTTTTATTATCCAGGCTGGTAATGAATAGATTGGTTCGCTCCAGCTCCTCCAGCATTTCCTGACCGTCGGTTCGGCCGGTTATCGCATTGCAAAGCAGGGCGGTCAAGCGGTGGAGGATGGAGGTTTTTATCAGAAAGCCCTGAACTTCCTCAGGCTGTTTCAGGAGAATTTCTTCGATGATGTAATCCATTATACCGCGGTCATCACCGGCAAAAGTCTTGATGTAGCCTGAGATATCTTTGAGTCCCTGCATGGAAAGCGCGGCCATTTGAAGCCCGGCAATCCAGCCTTCGGTTCGGTTTTCCAGGGCGGCCACCTGGCCTGGTGAAAGATTGAGGCCCATGATCTGTTTAAGGAAGGAGGCAGCTTCATCCCGGGTGAACCGCAAATCAGCCGCCCCTAGTTCGCTCAATTGAGCACTGCCTCGCAGACGCGCTAAAGGCAGAGGCGGTTCGGAACGGCTGGAAATGACCAGATGCATCTGCGGCGGCTGATGGTCAATCATGAAGGTGATAGCCTCATGGATAGGCTGGGCCTTAATGACATGGTAATCGTCGAGGATGAGCATAAAATCCAGTGTTATGCCAGCGAGTTCATTAATGAGGGCTGTAACCACTGATTCGATCGGCGGCGGATTGGGTGAAACGAGCAAGGAAAGTGGGTGTTCATCCACTCCTTCTTTGATTGTGCCAAGTGATCGGATGAGGTAGGCCCAAAAGCGGGTCGGATCATTATCATCTTCATCCAGGGAAAGCCAGGCCGCAGGTATCCTGGCGCCTAATGCGGAGTCACACCAGGCGCTCAGGAGAGTAGTTTTACCAGAACCAGCTGTGGCGGCAACGATGGTCAGCTTACGCTTCAACCCCTCGTTCAGATGTTCGATCAGGCGTGGGCGTTGAACCAGATCAGGCCGTGCACGTGGAATGAAAAACTTCGTGGCTATTAATGGTTCCCATTTGGCCAGGCCCTCGGCCATTCTTGTTTTTGAGGCTGTAAAAGACATACGCCGCCTGAATATTAATGAATTACCTTAGTATGAATACAGAAGAAAATATCATTAAATTGTGTGGCTTGCAAGGCTTTTCAATAAAAAGATTCAGGGCGTTTTCCCGGTGATATTCTTATCCTTAAATACATGGCAAGGGATTTGACTCCCAAACTTTTTTATAATTCTTAATTGTGTTGATTGATGCCCAAGATTAGGCTGTAAATGAGAGGGAGATTCCTTCTTGGTGGCATGATTTATTACTCTGCTGGCACTGTGCGCGCATAAATAACCTCTTTACAAAGCAAGTTCCGGTTTTCTCGTGAGATGAAGTCGTTTCGCCAGTGGTATTTATTGTAACCTGCTTAACCTTCAGCAAGTTTCAGTAAATTCCAGCCTCACACCCGGCAGCAAGGACCTGGCCCAGTTCCTCACATTTGGCCAGAACCTCATCTTTGATTTCACCCTTGGCTAGCACGGGTTCATATACCTTCTTGAGCTGATACCCCAAGCATATTCGTTCAATCTGATGAAGGGCTCCTGTCCCATCATTGCCCGCACTGATGAAAACCACATAAGGTTTTTTAAAGATTTCCTTTTTCCCTCGAGCTTGATTATATGTACGGTCAAAAAAATCTTTAATCATGCCAGCCATGTAGCCGAAGTATTCCGGTGAGCCCAGGGCCAGGCCGTCACATTTTAGAAGATCATCCAATGTAGCCTCTTGAGCCCTTTTCAGGGTAACCTTTACCCGCTTGATCGAAGCAGCGCCCCGCGCGACCGCTTCGGCCATCTTCCGGGTATGACCTGCCTGCGAGTGGAAGATAACGAGTATCTCTATAATGGCGGTCTCTCGGGATTCCGAAGGCATCGTGCTAGATTCCTTTAGATTATTCATCTAGGAGCACCAGATTGCAGGGGCATTTCAATATGAGTGCCTTGAGTATATGTAGACATTGTTCTTAAGTCAAGGAGCGGCCGAGCTTCCGGCCGAGCTTCATGTATAAAGCTTTTCTTATTTTTTCCTTGACACTGGTTTTATAACTGACTAATTATTAAACAACTTTTAAAGAACGCTTCCTGGATGTCTCGTGTTTAACGATACAACCTATAATGAGGTAATCACTGAATCGTCCGGAGGAGAGTATGAACAAGTCTCAATTAATTGAGGAACTAGCCATGCGGCAGGGACTCAGCCTCAAGGTGGCAGAGGCAGTATTGAATATCTTTTTCGGAACCATCGCCGACGGTCTTATCAGAGAGGAAAGGGCTGAAATCAGGGGTTTTGGATCTTTTAAGACCAAGACTTATGAAGGTTATCAGGGCCGGAATCCTAAAAGTGGCCAACCGATTCAAGTCACGCCTAAGAAGCTGCCTTTCTTCAAGGTTGGCAAGGAATTGAGAGAACTGGTGGATTACGTGCCTGATGAATGATCAGGGGGAGTTGAACCAGACTTTCTTTAAGGCGCCAGGATTTCACGTAAAGAATATTTTCAGCTTTAGTTCCGTGACCTGAGGTAATAGACTTGAAATAGCATTCACGAGCATACTCCGAGAGTCCTGAACAGAAACCCATCAACTCCACCAGCGGTCCGGTCCCTTTATTGCGGTTTATTCCTTCTTCTCCAAGATTTTTGCTTACCAGACCCGAAATAAGGGAGGTGTCAGGCATTGACAGCCTTCCTTTACTTACGCCTTTTTAATGCAGCTTTACTAGTTGGGGAGTAAATCTTGAAAGAATTCTCTCTTCTGATCAAACCCGCCTCGGCTGACTGTAACCTCAGGTGCGAGTATTGTTTTTATCTCGATCGCGCCGCACTTTACCCTCAAACCAAGGTGCACCGGATGTCGGATGAGGTTCTGGAAAAGATGATTGCCAGCTATATGGCCACGGATCAGGAGCAATACGCTTTTGGCTGGCAAGGAGGCGAGCCCACCCTCATGGGCCTTGAATTCTTTGAACGCGTCACAGATTTTCAGCAGAAATTCGGACGAAAAGGGGCCCTGGTGTCAAACGGGCTCCAGACCAACGCCACCCTGCTCCATGACAGGTTCGCCAGGCACCTTTCGGAATACAATTTTTTAGTCGGCGTCAGCCTTGACGGCCCGGCCTACATCCATGACCATTACCGGAAGAAACGAAACGGTCAAGCATCCCACGCCCAGGTTCTACGCGGGATCAGATGCCTCGAAGCCAACGAGGTAGAGTTCAATATCCTGGTCCTGGTAAACAACCTCAATGTGAAAAAACCTGCGGAAGTCTATGATTACCTCTGCCAGAACGGATGGCTCTATCATCAGTACATCCCGTGCGTTGAATTTGACGAGACAGGGCAGCCGCTTCCCTTTACCATCACGGGCGAGGAATGGGGTGATTTTTTATGCGCCATCTTCGATGAATGGGTCAGATCGGATATCATGCGGGTCTCAATCCGCCTCTTTGATTCAATCCTGACCTATCTCGTGGAAAACAGGCGTACCATCTGCCATATGGGCCGGAACTGCTGCCAGTATTATGTGGTGGAGTATAATGGCGATATCTATCCCTGCGATTTTTTTGTCGAGAAAGATTTAAAGCTGGGCAATGTCTTGACCAGCCCCTGGGATGAACTTCACCGCGCCCAGACTTATCTGGATTTCGGGGCACAAAAATCGAATTGGAATTCAGTTTGCTCGGATTGTAAATATCTAAAATTCTGCTCAGGCGATTGCCTCAAGCACCGTCTTCATCCTGGAGGTGATCCTCGAACCTTAAGCTGGTTGTGCCTTGGCTGGAAAAAGTTTTATACCCATGCACTGCCTACCTTTAAAGAGCTAGCCGCAAGGATCAAGTTGGAAAGGAGGCAGGCCCGGTTACACCCGCCGCAGCCTCTCCCGCCTTCAGCTTTTAAAAACGTTGGTCCAAACGATCCCTGCCCATGCGGGAGTGGGAAGAAGTACAAGAAGTGCTGTATGAACAAACAGGCTCCTTTGGCCTGATTTTAATTTTATTTTAAGGAGTGAATTCCTCTTCTTCTGTCAAAGCCTCTCAAGCTTTCTTGTGGATTGATTCAAGCCAGGGTTTTGTCAATTCGAGGTTTTCCTTGGCGATGTTCGTTCGGGCTAGGCCTCCTTGCTGAGGAGGCGGCAACTCTCTTACTTGAAGACCCATCATGGTGCAATAGCTATTATAAGAGACCTCCAGTTCGGCCGTATATCCCATTGCATCCATCATGTGGTTAGTTGAAAATTTGGCCATCTGAATACGAAAAGGGTCAAGAAGGTAATTCTCCGCCACACGCTCTGCAAAAGCAAGTGTCTCCTCCTCAAGCTTTTCCTCGGTATAAACCCGGTTTACGAAACCATAATCATAGGCTTCCCAGGCGGTCATAAAACGGTGTTCAAACAGGACTTCCTTGGCCTTACGCGGTCCTATTTCCCAGGGAACGGAAAAGTATTGAACGTGTGTCGGCAGGAATAAGGCGTCTTCGGCGGCGAATATAATGTCCATGGCCGAAGCGATGATCCAGCCGCCATAGATGCAGTAGCCCCTTACCATGGCGATGGTGGGCTTGGGCAGACTGCGCCAGCGCAGGGTGTTTTCAAGAGTAATGGCGCGCATATCGTTAAAACGCCCCAACCGGTCAGTTCTGGCGTGACCATGAGCTTCACGGTATTCCACATCTTCTGGTGTGCTTATGTCGTGTCCGCTTGAGAAATGCTGACCTGTTCCCGAAAGAACAATAGCCCCTATCTCTTCATCGGCCACAGCGCGATTGAAAGCATCTTCCATCTCTTCCCGCAGCAGCCAGCTTTGAGCGTTGAAACACTGCGGCCGATTGAGTGTCACCCGGGCCACCTTTCCATGTTGGTAAATAATATGCTGGTATTCCATGGTCCGCCTCCTTTTCTCGAACGGGTTGCATTAAAATAAAGTAAACCTTATCTGGTTTGAAACAGATATAACCATATCCCTCCGGACAGCCGAGATTTTTCCGCCGGCCGATTAACAAATCAATTTTTTTATTCTTTTCAGTTAAAAGGCAGGATAACATGAAATATAGACGGGTCAAGAAAAACCTGAATTTCATTATACGCGTGGAGTTAAACTTCAATTACCAAGGCAGCTTCTCTCAACATCAACGGAAGCGCGAGAAATCAGGTGTTCGTTTTTCGTTGAATGCCTTGACTCCCTCTTCGGCCTCAGCCGTGGTAACGAAAAGATGCAGACTGTCAAAGGACATGGTGCCGATGCCTGCGATGGCATCGGTGTCCGCGTTGAAGGAGTGTTTGAGCACCTTGAGGGCCGTGGGGCTCATGTTGAGCATCTCGTCGGCCCAGCGCCGCACCTCGTTCCGCAGTTCGGGGAATGGCACGACCTTATTGACCAGGCCCCAGCGCTCCATGGTGGCGGCATCATACTGGCGGCAGAGATACCAGATCTCTCGAGCGCGCTTGTCGCCCAGGATACGCGCCAGATAGGCGCTGCCAAAGCCGGCGTCAAAGGACCCTACTCGCGGGCCGGCCTGCCCGAAACGCGCATGTTCCGCCGCGATGGTGAGGTCACAGAGCACATGGAGCACGTGGCCCCCTCCGATAGCCACCCCGTTCACCGCTGCGATCACGGGCTTCGGCACGTCGCGGATCAGGCGGTGGAGCATCTCGACTTCAAAGAGACCGCTTTCAGTCGGGCCATAGTCTCCGGTCTCCTGCCGCTGCTTCTGGTCACCACCCGCGCAGAAGGCCTTATCGCCTGCACCGGTCAGAGCGATGACTCCTACACTCCGGTCAGCCCACGCCGCCTTGAAGCAGAAAATCAGCTCGTCCACTGTCCGGCCGCGGAAGGCGTTGTATCGTTCAGCCCGGTTGATCGTGATCCAAGCCAGGCCGCGATCCTTTTCATACAGTATGTCTGTCAGCTCTTCCAGCTTCATCGAATACCCCCTATTTTCCTCTTCAGCGTGAGTGGCGTTTGGAACTCGATGCCATTAGCATCAGACCGGCACTCACGCATGTGATTTGTTACCCGATCCTTTGCTTCACGCCCCGAAGATTGGAATGTGTTTTTTTCATGCTATAGTAAGACCGGAAGCTGGCTGTTTGTCAAGACAGTAATGTTTCAGGTTTATGGCTTTTGAGTTGATTCTCAGAGGGGAAAAAGATACCAATGTCCTGACCGCCTGCGTAAAGGCAGGCAAAGCTTGCCAGTAATTTATTGGGTATGAACCGATATTCCTGAAGTCCCATAATCTGATAGGCGGCGAAATATTTATAATTAAATTGACAGAATAAATACCGGAGGTGAAGGGGATACTTGTCAGAGTTGTATGATAACCCAAAATACTATGAAATAGCTTTTTCTTTCCGCGATATCTCTGCTGAAGTTGATGTATTTGAAGAGTGCTTTAAGCGTTTTTCTAAAATTCCAGTTAAATCAGTATTAGAACTGAGCTGTGGAAATGGCCCGCATATGGAAGAGCTCGTCAAAAGAGGGTATCAATATAACGGTCTTGATCTAAGCGAGGCCATGTTAACGTATGTCAGGCAAAAGGCTCGCCGCATTGGCGCGGAAATAAACCTCATTCAAGGGAATATGATCAATTTCACAACTGAACCAATGGTTGATTTTGTGTATGTATTGCTGGGTTCTTTGTTTGCCCGGAATACTTCTGACCTGTTGAGTCATTTTAATTCAGTGGCTCGGGTGTTAAAAAGGGGAGGCCTTTACCTGCTGGATTGGTGTATTCAATTTGATCAGCCCTGGACATCACCCGGTAAAGATACTTGGGAGATCGAACGTGATGGTATCCGGGTCAAGACCACGGTTTCATGGAAGGCTGTGAACCTTATCAGCCAAACGTTCGAGGAAACGATTGTCTTTGAAATTGATGATCATGGAAAGCAACAGACCATTATTGGAAGAGATGTAAAAAGAGCGATATATCCACAGGAGTTTTTGTATTTCGTCTCAAACAGCGAGCATTTTCAATTTATAGGCTGGTGGAACAACTGGGACCTTTCTCAACCATTGGAACAGGCGACTGAAATTACTCGCCCCATTGCCATCGTGCAGAAGACCTAGCTCAAAATATAATAGGT harbors:
- a CDS encoding F0F1 ATP synthase subunit epsilon, giving the protein MAEQIKLEVVTPDSMVLSEDVDIVVATATEGEFGVLPGHIPFLTTLQPGELRYRQGTSMYYMAISEGFAEVSWNKVTILAETAEHGREIDLERAMKARERAQKRLEQARQDEKVDYARSEAALRRALMRIKVAEKQKGV
- the dksA gene encoding RNA polymerase-binding protein DksA — its product is MDQKKLTHYKKLLNNRVAELLGQANATVMDMTDAGENFPDPADRASMESDRNFTLRLRDRERKLINKIQEALQRIEDGTFGICESCGEEIDAKRLEARPVTTLCINCKTSQEQTEKSSGL
- the malT gene encoding HTH-type transcriptional regulator MalT, whose protein sequence is MSFTASKTRMAEGLAKWEPLIATKFFIPRARPDLVQRPRLIEHLNEGLKRKLTIVAATAGSGKTTLLSAWCDSALGARIPAAWLSLDEDDNDPTRFWAYLIRSLGTIKEGVDEHPLSLLVSPNPPPIESVVTALINELAGITLDFMLILDDYHVIKAQPIHEAITFMIDHQPPQMHLVISSRSEPPLPLARLRGSAQLSELGAADLRFTRDEAASFLKQIMGLNLSPGQVAALENRTEGWIAGLQMAALSMQGLKDISGYIKTFAGDDRGIMDYIIEEILLKQPEEVQGFLIKTSILHRLTALLCNAITGRTDGQEMLEELERTNLFITSLDNKRHWYRYHRLFVDTLHHRLERLKPELIPELHHRASVWYESNNLPDEALGHALAGGDYERLIHLLEQTGWPMLMQGEVSLLLECLDALPNEMIRSRPRLSIFYAWALLRGIRFEDVESRLDDAEQRLSLNDTEDKAPESAKPQVRDMLGTVAALRASLAANTGDVPRSIELSRQALEYLSEDNLVLRGVVARNLGDAYQGEDDLAAAIEAQTEAIAISQAAGDTFEAVFATSRLGRLHEIQGHLHQAAKAYRQALQIAGKHDGPPTPIAALAHMGLGEVLREWNDLDDALHHQTRAIELYEKWGRPILLPDSYAYLARVKYAQGDIRGSLIALEEAKRIAQENHFTQTISRISGIQARLWVRMGNLDAATTWMHESGMSLDDDFNHVPFRTLQLTYLSLARLLLARNETDKALDLLERLLQAAETSGRTGGLIEVLVCKSLASQKLNEKAQAVSTLQRALSLGEPEGFIRSFVTEGPPMAILLTATLNEQCELPGESLYKVSADYINKLILALEIVGQRLPPKIDFDYPLVEPLSEREFEVLKLLAAGLSNREIAQRLYVAVNTIKTHIRNIYGKLDVRSRTQAIAQAKKLNLLR
- a CDS encoding NAD(P)H-dependent oxidoreductase, with the translated sequence MIEILVIFHSQAGHTRKMAEAVARGAASIKRVKVTLKRAQEATLDDLLKCDGLALGSPEYFGYMAGMIKDFFDRTYNQARGKKEIFKKPYVVFISAGNDGTGALHQIERICLGYQLKKVYEPVLAKGEIKDEVLAKCEELGQVLAAGCEAGIY
- a CDS encoding integration host factor subunit beta, producing the protein MNKSQLIEELAMRQGLSLKVAEAVLNIFFGTIADGLIREERAEIRGFGSFKTKTYEGYQGRNPKSGQPIQVTPKKLPFFKVGKELRELVDYVPDE
- a CDS encoding anaerobic sulfatase maturase, producing the protein MKEFSLLIKPASADCNLRCEYCFYLDRAALYPQTKVHRMSDEVLEKMIASYMATDQEQYAFGWQGGEPTLMGLEFFERVTDFQQKFGRKGALVSNGLQTNATLLHDRFARHLSEYNFLVGVSLDGPAYIHDHYRKKRNGQASHAQVLRGIRCLEANEVEFNILVLVNNLNVKKPAEVYDYLCQNGWLYHQYIPCVEFDETGQPLPFTITGEEWGDFLCAIFDEWVRSDIMRVSIRLFDSILTYLVENRRTICHMGRNCCQYYVVEYNGDIYPCDFFVEKDLKLGNVLTSPWDELHRAQTYLDFGAQKSNWNSVCSDCKYLKFCSGDCLKHRLHPGGDPRTLSWLCLGWKKFYTHALPTFKELAARIKLERRQARLHPPQPLPPSAFKNVGPNDPCPCGSGKKYKKCCMNKQAPLA
- a CDS encoding enoyl-CoA hydratase/isomerase family protein, with protein sequence MEYQHIIYQHGKVARVTLNRPQCFNAQSWLLREEMEDAFNRAVADEEIGAIVLSGTGQHFSSGHDISTPEDVEYREAHGHARTDRLGRFNDMRAITLENTLRWRSLPKPTIAMVRGYCIYGGWIIASAMDIIFAAEDALFLPTHVQYFSVPWEIGPRKAKEVLFEHRFMTAWEAYDYGFVNRVYTEEKLEEETLAFAERVAENYLLDPFRIQMAKFSTNHMMDAMGYTAELEVSYNSYCTMMGLQVRELPPPQQGGLARTNIAKENLELTKPWLESIHKKA
- a CDS encoding enoyl-CoA hydratase/isomerase family protein, whose translation is MKLEELTDILYEKDRGLAWITINRAERYNAFRGRTVDELIFCFKAAWADRSVGVIALTGAGDKAFCAGGDQKQRQETGDYGPTESGLFEVEMLHRLIRDVPKPVIAAVNGVAIGGGHVLHVLCDLTIAAEHARFGQAGPRVGSFDAGFGSAYLARILGDKRAREIWYLCRQYDAATMERWGLVNKVVPFPELRNEVRRWADEMLNMSPTALKVLKHSFNADTDAIAGIGTMSFDSLHLFVTTAEAEEGVKAFNEKRTPDFSRFR
- a CDS encoding class I SAM-dependent methyltransferase, with the protein product MSELYDNPKYYEIAFSFRDISAEVDVFEECFKRFSKIPVKSVLELSCGNGPHMEELVKRGYQYNGLDLSEAMLTYVRQKARRIGAEINLIQGNMINFTTEPMVDFVYVLLGSLFARNTSDLLSHFNSVARVLKRGGLYLLDWCIQFDQPWTSPGKDTWEIERDGIRVKTTVSWKAVNLISQTFEETIVFEIDDHGKQQTIIGRDVKRAIYPQEFLYFVSNSEHFQFIGWWNNWDLSQPLEQATEITRPIAIVQKT